From the Exiguobacterium aurantiacum genome, one window contains:
- a CDS encoding GGDEF domain-containing protein encodes MNHFRKMSVLGWSIWSMLFGLTLILFATGVLNMPAIEPLPFILIALLVIIFQMDSIERKGVYFTFSESIVLIIFLFFDFETALFVNQIGLLVFQFVNLKPRVALRRFRFTYPWNAITSFLEIAIPASVYLALGGETGLGFYSQDSFLPLAGLIVAIILNTVVQKYQVGWWFRVDIPVRDFLSIAFYTYIVSLVFILAASLFRETNLLVVSSIAAALTFFIKRLIIQKGRQDAFKTLIEQYDEAKEAVSLSQSEAQAIEVFLSQCERLNHYDEGFVEFKLFDRTLYFDLKTRQPIDRHIVFDLLDHAYPNGASVEYEMRFEWDAPLSNEFNDDYHSFISVRSEEIEGIRTWLVMTGEHVYGYPPIIQREIVKLLKSFNRTISRCHERDRLYTESRTDSLTLLANARAFYEYGIQQISDGSMYPISVAMLDIDFFKKINDTHGHQVGDSVLQEFGRRIRQVLRTDDFAARYGGEEFILLLNRCDVETAVEIAERIRQQIENKPFHVDGIDISVTASIGVDTIQAFGDKRLDDTIRNADRALYVGGKYAGRNRVAHYNFLTT; translated from the coding sequence ATGAACCATTTCCGCAAGATGTCCGTCCTTGGTTGGAGTATTTGGAGTATGTTATTCGGTTTGACGCTCATCTTGTTCGCGACAGGCGTATTGAACATGCCCGCGATCGAGCCATTGCCATTCATTTTAATCGCGCTGCTCGTCATCATTTTTCAAATGGACTCCATCGAACGGAAAGGTGTCTATTTCACGTTTTCTGAAAGTATCGTCCTCATCATTTTCTTGTTTTTCGATTTCGAGACAGCATTGTTCGTCAACCAAATCGGTCTGCTCGTCTTTCAGTTCGTCAACTTGAAACCGCGCGTCGCGCTTCGACGCTTCCGTTTCACGTATCCTTGGAATGCCATCACGTCATTTTTAGAAATCGCCATCCCGGCCAGCGTGTACTTGGCACTCGGCGGTGAGACCGGTCTCGGTTTCTATTCCCAAGACTCATTTCTTCCCCTTGCCGGCTTGATTGTTGCCATCATCTTGAACACGGTCGTCCAAAAGTATCAAGTCGGTTGGTGGTTCCGCGTCGACATCCCGGTCCGCGACTTTTTAAGCATCGCGTTTTACACGTATATCGTCAGTCTCGTCTTCATTTTGGCGGCCTCGCTCTTCCGGGAGACGAACTTGCTCGTCGTCAGCAGCATCGCCGCCGCGCTCACGTTCTTTATCAAGCGGCTCATCATCCAGAAAGGGCGGCAAGACGCTTTCAAGACACTGATTGAACAATATGATGAGGCAAAAGAAGCCGTGTCGTTATCGCAGAGCGAGGCGCAAGCAATCGAAGTGTTCCTCAGTCAATGTGAGCGGCTCAACCACTATGATGAAGGGTTCGTCGAGTTCAAACTGTTTGACCGCACGTTATACTTCGATTTGAAGACGCGCCAACCGATTGACCGTCACATCGTGTTTGATTTACTCGATCACGCTTATCCGAACGGAGCTTCGGTCGAGTATGAGATGCGCTTCGAATGGGACGCCCCGCTGTCGAACGAATTCAACGACGACTATCATAGTTTCATCTCGGTTCGGTCCGAGGAGATTGAAGGGATTCGCACGTGGCTCGTCATGACCGGCGAGCACGTCTACGGCTACCCTCCGATCATTCAACGCGAGATCGTCAAACTGCTCAAATCGTTCAACCGGACGATCAGTCGTTGCCACGAACGTGACCGCCTCTACACGGAGAGCCGGACGGACAGCTTGACGCTACTCGCCAATGCACGCGCCTTTTACGAATATGGGATTCAACAGATCTCGGACGGTTCGATGTATCCGATCTCGGTTGCGATGCTCGACATCGACTTCTTCAAAAAAATCAATGACACGCACGGCCATCAAGTCGGGGACAGTGTGCTGCAAGAGTTCGGACGACGAATTCGCCAAGTATTGCGTACCGACGACTTTGCCGCCCGTTACGGCGGCGAAGAGTTCATCTTGCTGTTGAACCGGTGCGATGTCGAAACTGCCGTCGAGATTGCCGAACGAATCCGTCAACAAATCGAGAACAAACCGTTCCATGTCGACGGGATCGACATCTCGGTGACCGCTTCGATCGGTGTCGATACGATCCAGGCGTTCGGTGACAAACGTCTCGACGATACAATCCGTAACGCTGACCGGGCCCTTTACGTCGGCGGGAAGTACGCCGGACGCAACCGCGTCGCCCATTACAACTTCTTAACGACCTGA